The Solibacillus daqui genome has a segment encoding these proteins:
- a CDS encoding CCA tRNA nucleotidyltransferase has protein sequence MIPKQWQIAIDVINQIEHAGFEAFIVGGAVRDYYLTKENNDIDIATSALPQEIQAIFPHTIDVGIEHGTVLVLHQNEPIEVTTYRTESTYTDHRRPDAVHFVRNLAEDLKRRDFTMNAMALSQSGDFIDLFDGCKHIDEQLICAVGNAEERFKEDALRMLRAVRFAAQLNFKIDDQTFAAIQKQAASIELIAMERIQVELSKIFTSQFPTQGIHYMQESNLAKHLNGEFDSKAWQYFQSENRQVGWTYFCLVNNELALLTQYRCSNKDKQFAKQVLEAYDCLLKGIEKIELLYFDVDILRTAYQFTQWQQQTINVSWEQLQQQKLTLPIQSAKELAITGQDVMAWSHKKRGPWIKEMLDTSLRAVVNGDVVNDKQKLKEWFHATNVEG, from the coding sequence ATGATTCCGAAACAATGGCAAATCGCAATTGACGTAATTAATCAGATTGAACACGCCGGTTTTGAAGCATTTATCGTTGGTGGCGCGGTACGAGATTATTATTTGACGAAAGAAAATAATGACATTGATATTGCAACAAGCGCGTTACCACAAGAAATACAGGCAATTTTTCCACATACAATTGATGTTGGGATCGAGCATGGAACAGTGCTTGTATTACATCAAAACGAGCCAATTGAAGTGACGACGTATCGTACAGAATCAACTTACACCGACCATCGTAGACCGGATGCAGTGCATTTTGTCCGAAATTTAGCCGAGGATTTGAAGCGTCGGGATTTTACGATGAATGCAATGGCGCTAAGTCAATCAGGTGATTTTATTGATCTTTTCGATGGTTGCAAGCATATTGACGAGCAGTTAATTTGCGCAGTTGGGAATGCTGAGGAACGGTTTAAGGAAGATGCGTTACGCATGCTTCGAGCCGTTCGTTTTGCAGCGCAATTAAATTTTAAGATTGACGATCAGACATTTGCAGCGATTCAAAAACAGGCAGCATCGATTGAGTTAATCGCGATGGAGCGTATTCAAGTCGAATTATCAAAAATCTTTACATCACAATTTCCAACGCAAGGGATCCATTATATGCAAGAATCTAATCTTGCTAAGCATTTAAATGGTGAATTTGACTCTAAGGCTTGGCAATATTTCCAGTCAGAGAATCGCCAGGTCGGCTGGACGTATTTTTGTTTAGTGAATAACGAATTAGCGCTATTAACACAATACCGATGCTCGAATAAGGATAAACAGTTTGCTAAGCAGGTACTTGAAGCATATGATTGTCTTTTAAAAGGCATCGAAAAAATTGAGTTATTGTATTTTGATGTAGATATTTTGCGCACAGCGTATCAATTTACACAGTGGCAACAGCAAACTATTAATGTTTCATGGGAGCAATTACAACAACAAAAATTAACATTGCCAATTCAGTCTGCGAAAGAGCTAGCAATTACTGGGCAAGATGTGATGGCTTGGTCGCATAAAAAACGCGGTCCATGGATTAAGGAAATGTTAGACACTTCATTACGAGCCGTAGTAAATGGTGACGTAGTAAACGACAAACAAAAGTTAAAGGAATGGTTTCATGCAACTAACGTTGAAGGATGA